In Chryseobacterium shigense, the following proteins share a genomic window:
- a CDS encoding RtcB family protein encodes MEFNGNHLIELGYRPAKWFKDAITHINENNLDEIQIREYLDQFRQPDIIPLHETAKDFIINIRAEHESENDNVEKVINTMKVLMKTPTLTKGALMPDACPTGPEGLIPVGGVVVAENAIHPGFHSADICCSVMLTDFGKTDPKDVLDAAHSVTHFGYGGRPRGEQMPMSQELMDAFRENEFLNDEKLISIARSHMGTQGDGNHFLFVGKSKNTGNTMLVTHHGSRAPGAALYDKGMKVANRFRQEISPETLKENAWIPFNTEEGKAYWEALQLIRAWTKENHTNIHDAVLNKLGTEKQDRYWNEHNFVFRDGDLFYHAKGATPLDEKFMPDITGPRLIPLNMSEPVLIVQGKTNGRNLGFAPHGAGRNFSRTQHKRSLAHKTVEEIFNEETKGLDIRFFSNEIDISELPSAYKSAKNVRAQIEEYGLCEVLDEVMPYGCIMAGDVGKNAPWKKKKKFRKA; translated from the coding sequence ATGGAATTTAACGGAAATCACTTAATTGAATTAGGATACAGGCCAGCCAAATGGTTTAAAGATGCTATTACCCATATCAACGAAAATAATCTGGATGAAATTCAGATCAGAGAATACCTGGATCAGTTCAGACAACCGGATATTATCCCGCTTCACGAAACAGCAAAAGATTTTATCATCAACATCAGAGCTGAACACGAAAGTGAAAACGATAACGTAGAGAAAGTAATCAATACCATGAAAGTGCTGATGAAAACACCTACATTAACTAAAGGAGCCTTGATGCCGGATGCTTGTCCGACAGGGCCTGAAGGATTGATTCCGGTAGGTGGAGTAGTTGTTGCAGAAAATGCAATTCATCCGGGATTTCATAGCGCAGATATCTGCTGTTCTGTGATGCTTACAGATTTTGGAAAAACAGATCCTAAAGATGTGCTGGATGCAGCTCATTCAGTAACGCATTTCGGATACGGCGGAAGACCGAGAGGAGAGCAGATGCCAATGTCTCAGGAACTGATGGATGCATTCAGAGAAAATGAGTTCTTAAATGATGAAAAGTTGATCAGTATTGCCCGTTCTCATATGGGAACACAGGGAGACGGAAATCATTTCCTGTTTGTAGGTAAATCTAAAAATACAGGAAATACTATGCTGGTGACTCATCACGGTTCAAGAGCTCCGGGTGCAGCGCTTTATGATAAAGGAATGAAAGTGGCTAACCGTTTCAGACAGGAAATTTCCCCTGAAACTTTAAAAGAAAATGCCTGGATCCCTTTCAATACGGAAGAAGGAAAAGCATATTGGGAAGCACTTCAGTTAATAAGAGCATGGACCAAGGAAAATCATACCAATATCCATGATGCTGTTTTGAATAAACTGGGAACGGAAAAACAGGATAGATACTGGAACGAACATAATTTTGTTTTCAGGGATGGTGATCTGTTTTATCATGCGAAAGGAGCCACTCCGCTGGATGAAAAATTTATGCCGGATATCACAGGACCAAGACTGATTCCTCTGAATATGTCAGAACCCGTTTTGATTGTTCAGGGAAAAACCAACGGAAGAAACCTGGGATTTGCCCCTCACGGAGCCGGAAGAAATTTCAGCAGAACACAGCATAAAAGATCATTGGCCCATAAAACGGTTGAAGAAATTTTCAATGAGGAAACCAAAGGACTGGATATCCGTTTCTTCTCCAATGAAATTGATATTTCCGAGCTGCCAAGCGCCTATAAAAGTGCTAAAAACGTGAGAGCACAGATAGAAGAATATGGACTTTGCGAAGTTCTGGATGAAGTGATGCCTTACGGATGTATTATGGCAGGTGATGTAGGGAAAAATGCACCCTGGAAGAAAAAGAAGAAATTCAGAAAAGCATAA
- a CDS encoding glucokinase, with amino-acid sequence MILNPKFPLYLPGVENTSNDNVTIIGASLREDITILGYFVSGSGGLEIKTQNEYVTKEYTSFSEILRKFIQDNQLAGVKRLAVAVPGPVIDGKSSPARLGWDLDIEEYTREFGFEKGDMLNDLEASAYGMALLEDSDLDPIYTSGHLEKGNVAILAPGNGLGEAGYFFDGKNLRPFATEGGHSEFSPRTNVEVEFYQFLNNIYGIVSWENVLSKTGLFNIYRFLRDVKRHPEPEWLAERFAGGNFVEELYKAAVEEDVLICKIALDTFLEFLAREANNLVLKLKATGGLLIAGDIPQAIREYIDKGKFYDKFKISDKMEGLLKSTPIYLIKQNHTALKGAALYTAYYQN; translated from the coding sequence ATGATTTTGAATCCAAAATTTCCGCTTTATTTACCAGGAGTAGAGAATACCAGTAATGATAATGTTACGATTATTGGTGCGAGTCTCCGTGAAGATATAACAATCTTAGGCTATTTTGTTTCCGGTAGCGGAGGCCTGGAGATAAAAACTCAGAATGAATATGTTACCAAAGAGTACACTTCATTTTCTGAAATATTGAGAAAATTCATTCAGGATAATCAGCTTGCCGGTGTGAAGCGCCTGGCTGTGGCTGTTCCCGGACCTGTAATTGATGGTAAAAGTAGTCCTGCAAGATTAGGCTGGGACTTAGATATTGAAGAATATACCAGAGAGTTTGGATTTGAGAAAGGAGATATGCTGAATGACCTTGAAGCATCCGCTTACGGAATGGCGCTTCTTGAAGACAGTGATCTGGACCCGATCTATACCAGCGGGCATCTTGAAAAAGGAAATGTAGCGATCCTGGCTCCCGGAAACGGACTGGGTGAAGCAGGATATTTCTTTGACGGTAAAAACCTGAGGCCTTTCGCAACAGAAGGAGGGCATTCGGAATTCTCACCGAGAACGAATGTTGAAGTAGAATTTTATCAGTTCCTGAACAATATTTACGGTATTGTGAGCTGGGAAAATGTACTTTCCAAAACAGGACTTTTCAATATTTACCGATTCCTGAGAGATGTGAAAAGGCATCCGGAGCCGGAATGGCTTGCAGAACGTTTTGCAGGAGGAAACTTCGTTGAAGAGCTTTACAAGGCTGCTGTAGAAGAAGATGTACTCATCTGTAAAATTGCTTTGGATACCTTCCTGGAATTCCTTGCAAGAGAAGCAAACAACCTTGTGCTGAAGCTTAAAGCTACCGGAGGGCTATTGATTGCGGGAGATATTCCGCAGGCAATCAGGGAATATATAGACAAAGGAAAATTCTACGACAAGTTCAAGATCAGCGACAAGATGGAAGGACTGCTGAAAAGCACACCGATTTATCTGATTAAACAGAACCACACCGCATTAAAAGGTGCCGCACTGTACACCGCTTACTATCAGAATTAA
- a CDS encoding helix-turn-helix transcriptional regulator, translated as MSSNKNALIRYKTLDKCLKNKYRKYTLEDLIDACSDALFEFEGKESYVSRRTVQLDLQNMRSEKFGYEAPIEVYERKYYRYSDPEYSIHNISVNESDLKAMNNAVQILKQFKDFSMFKEMNGVIQKLEDSIHSTGQKSIIHLDKNEQLKGLEHIDILYESISNKKVLNIIYRSFTARESSNYIVHPQLLKEFNNRWFLICLHKGKMYNLALDRMEKIDVEENIQYIDKDLDGDEYFKDIVGVTVSETMAPRNVVFFVDSSNAPYVKTKPLHKSQEIISESEEGTLFKICVQINFELERLFLGFGDCLIVHKPKNLRLRLQDKFKAGHRNYENLIVPDEN; from the coding sequence ATGTCATCCAATAAAAATGCCCTGATCCGCTACAAAACATTAGATAAATGTCTTAAGAACAAATACCGGAAATATACCCTGGAAGATCTCATCGATGCATGTTCCGATGCCCTGTTTGAATTTGAAGGCAAAGAATCTTATGTAAGCAGGAGAACAGTTCAGCTCGACCTGCAGAATATGCGGAGTGAAAAATTCGGCTATGAAGCTCCCATTGAGGTATATGAAAGAAAATATTACCGATACAGCGACCCGGAATACAGCATTCATAATATCTCTGTGAACGAAAGCGACCTGAAAGCCATGAATAATGCAGTTCAGATCCTGAAGCAGTTTAAAGATTTCTCCATGTTCAAAGAGATGAACGGAGTGATTCAGAAACTGGAAGATTCCATCCATTCCACAGGACAGAAATCTATCATTCATCTGGATAAAAATGAGCAGCTGAAGGGACTTGAACATATTGATATCCTGTATGAAAGCATTTCAAATAAAAAGGTGCTGAATATTATTTACCGCAGTTTTACCGCCAGAGAATCCAGTAATTATATTGTTCATCCGCAGCTTTTGAAGGAATTTAATAACAGATGGTTCCTGATCTGCCTGCATAAGGGTAAAATGTATAATTTAGCCCTGGACAGGATGGAAAAGATTGATGTAGAGGAAAATATCCAGTATATTGACAAAGACCTGGATGGCGATGAATATTTTAAAGATATTGTTGGTGTTACAGTTTCCGAAACTATGGCTCCGAGGAATGTTGTCTTTTTTGTAGATTCCTCAAATGCACCCTATGTAAAAACAAAACCGCTTCACAAAAGCCAGGAAATTATAAGCGAAAGTGAAGAAGGTACCCTGTTTAAAATCTGCGTTCAAATTAATTTTGAACTGGAAAGACTGTTTCTGGGCTTTGGAGACTGCCTGATTGTTCATAAGCCTAAAAATCTGAGATTGAGGCTGCAGGATAAATTCAAGGCAGGACACAGGAACTATGAGAATTTAATTGTTCCGGATGAAAACTGA
- a CDS encoding YceI family protein, which translates to MKRLLLFAMMCVSISFVSAQKKFDKVSKVTSSEIRWWGYKVVKTESSSHSGTVKLKSGKFNFDKTVLVDGEFVIDMRSMMAGDVSDEDQVKLTNDLKSTNFFEVKKFPIAKFHLTKIIPLANSEYNSTVYGDVTIKGVRKTITFPANVYVTQFTVVVESAKFSLNRRDFKVFYQSSLKDYFIKNEMDIQFKVSTEKLDNDNRVPVKKKK; encoded by the coding sequence ATGAAAAGATTACTATTGTTTGCTATGATGTGCGTAAGCATATCATTTGTTTCTGCACAGAAGAAATTTGATAAGGTTTCAAAAGTCACTTCATCAGAGATCAGGTGGTGGGGATATAAAGTTGTAAAAACTGAATCTTCTTCACATTCAGGGACGGTAAAGCTGAAAAGTGGAAAGTTCAATTTTGATAAAACGGTTCTGGTAGACGGAGAATTTGTTATTGATATGAGAAGCATGATGGCAGGAGATGTTTCAGATGAAGATCAGGTAAAGCTTACCAATGATCTGAAAAGTACCAATTTCTTTGAAGTTAAAAAATTCCCGATTGCGAAATTTCACCTGACTAAAATTATTCCTTTAGCAAACAGTGAGTATAATTCAACGGTATACGGTGATGTAACTATCAAAGGCGTAAGAAAAACAATCACTTTCCCGGCGAATGTATACGTAACTCAATTTACAGTAGTGGTAGAATCTGCCAAGTTCTCACTGAACAGAAGAGACTTTAAGGTATTCTACCAGTCTTCCCTGAAAGATTACTTTATCAAGAATGAAATGGATATCCAGTTCAAAGTTTCTACAGAAAAGCTGGATAACGATAACAGAGTTCCTGTAAAGAAAAAGAAATAA
- a CDS encoding ATP-grasp domain-containing protein, which translates to MKNIIALSPMYTEDSNNLKKASINSPYELNRFNAKWNVPEEFRDDVIAVYGEDIYAEIVSDQCGLTLLKPDDNWLSLISETFTKRKISYGQLKQNIDQENIFIKCSDFKSFKAGVYEKITDIKGFDSLDLNSMVFTSEIVEWELEVRCFVLNNEIKTHSSYWRNNSFNTGPLSETEQKDLSEFFNNFIKQYSETLPKAIVLDFGMIKGKGWALIEANPAWCSGLYACDAEKALEVIVESCVKNL; encoded by the coding sequence ATGAAAAATATAATAGCGCTTTCGCCTATGTATACGGAAGACAGCAATAACCTGAAAAAAGCATCGATTAATTCGCCCTACGAGCTGAATCGTTTCAATGCCAAATGGAATGTTCCGGAAGAGTTCCGGGATGATGTTATTGCTGTGTATGGCGAAGATATTTATGCGGAAATTGTTTCGGACCAGTGTGGACTGACGCTTTTGAAACCTGATGACAACTGGCTTTCCTTAATTTCTGAAACATTTACAAAACGCAAAATTTCTTATGGTCAGTTGAAGCAAAATATCGATCAGGAAAATATTTTTATCAAGTGTTCTGATTTTAAAAGCTTCAAAGCCGGTGTCTATGAAAAAATAACGGATATCAAAGGATTTGATTCCCTGGATCTGAACAGCATGGTCTTCACATCAGAAATTGTGGAATGGGAACTGGAAGTAAGATGCTTTGTTTTAAACAATGAAATAAAGACCCATTCTTCATATTGGCGAAACAACAGTTTCAACACAGGTCCGCTCTCTGAAACCGAGCAAAAAGATTTGTCTGAATTTTTCAATAATTTCATTAAGCAATATTCTGAAACTCTTCCAAAAGCCATCGTTCTTGATTTTGGAATGATCAAAGGAAAAGGCTGGGCTTTAATTGAAGCGAATCCGGCATGGTGTTCAGGTTTATATGCCTGTGATGCGGAGAAGGCTTTGGAAGTGATTGTGGAAAGTTGTGTGAAGAATCTATAA
- a CDS encoding alpha/beta hydrolase: MKIYVVSGLGADFKVLERLEFPENCELIFIDWLIPEKNEPFHSYVERMAEKVDISEPFSLLGYSFGGIMVQEINKLKPAQKVVIMGSIKSDKEKSKFIKTGEITKIPRIFPVGMFNDKAANVYSVVRKLFDPKNPKILQYFRVRDPYYLKWSVEKVSEWKFEETPEVIQILGDKDIVFPIKYSKPDYVIKGGTHLFPATKYKEVSKILKEVFV; encoded by the coding sequence ATGAAAATTTATGTAGTAAGCGGTCTCGGAGCAGACTTTAAAGTATTGGAAAGACTGGAATTTCCCGAGAACTGTGAATTAATTTTTATAGACTGGCTCATTCCTGAAAAAAACGAGCCCTTTCATTCCTATGTTGAAAGAATGGCTGAGAAGGTAGATATTTCCGAGCCGTTCAGTCTGCTGGGGTATTCCTTTGGCGGTATTATGGTACAGGAAATCAATAAGCTGAAACCTGCACAAAAAGTGGTGATCATGGGAAGCATCAAATCAGATAAAGAAAAATCTAAATTTATCAAGACCGGTGAGATCACAAAAATACCCAGAATATTTCCTGTAGGGATGTTCAACGATAAGGCTGCAAACGTATATTCCGTGGTCAGAAAGCTCTTTGACCCTAAAAATCCTAAGATTCTCCAATACTTCAGGGTAAGAGATCCTTATTACCTGAAATGGTCCGTAGAAAAGGTTTCAGAGTGGAAATTTGAAGAAACGCCGGAAGTCATCCAGATATTGGGAGATAAGGATATTGTTTTTCCTATTAAATATTCAAAGCCCGATTATGTGATCAAAGGGGGTACCCATCTTTTTCCTGCCACAAAATATAAAGAAGTATCCAAAATATTGAAAGAAGTATTTGTTTAA
- a CDS encoding YceI family protein: MKKIFLLAVLAGGLAFGQSKKVVASDVHWWGYKVAKSEASSHDGTVKVKSGDMVMKGNNLVGGSFVLDMTSINSTDLSGEYQQKLNGHLKNGDFFEVEKFPTASFKITSVKKNSDKIYNSLVTGNLTVKGKTNTITFPAKIAYSKGVVSLVSDKFSFDRQKFDVAYKSTMQDVFVKDDIEMLVKVTAK, from the coding sequence ATGAAAAAAATATTCTTATTAGCAGTTTTAGCTGGTGGTCTTGCATTCGGACAGTCAAAAAAAGTAGTGGCATCTGATGTTCACTGGTGGGGATATAAAGTGGCAAAATCTGAGGCCAGCTCTCACGACGGAACAGTGAAAGTAAAGTCCGGAGACATGGTGATGAAAGGAAACAACCTGGTAGGGGGAAGCTTTGTACTGGATATGACTTCTATCAACTCAACTGACCTTTCAGGAGAATATCAGCAGAAACTGAACGGGCACCTTAAGAACGGTGACTTCTTTGAAGTTGAAAAATTCCCGACTGCTTCTTTCAAAATCACTTCTGTAAAGAAAAACAGCGATAAGATCTATAATTCTTTAGTAACAGGAAACCTTACCGTAAAAGGAAAAACAAACACAATTACTTTCCCTGCGAAAATTGCTTACAGCAAAGGTGTAGTAAGTCTGGTTTCAGATAAATTCTCTTTCGACAGACAGAAATTTGATGTTGCTTACAAGTCTACAATGCAGGATGTTTTTGTGAAAGATGACATCGAAATGCTTGTAAAGGTAACTGCTAAATAA
- a CDS encoding DNA polymerase beta superfamily protein, with protein sequence MTPKILDKIKEIEETRSVEILLAVESGSRAWGFASPDSDYDIRFIYRHEKDWYLSPWDKDETIEFMTEDDLDGSGWDLRKTFHLLLKSNAALLSWFYSPIVYKENKKFVELFRPLADACFSPIAVSYHYLSMSKKYLEACRSDEVKLKSYFYCLRTALTGKWIIEKGSVPPVLFSKLLVLTDDYTRKKIENLVALKATKGESYYHPNDWELFGFLEKTVLENEERSKNLTAGKADKSEMERIFREIIK encoded by the coding sequence ATGACACCAAAAATACTGGACAAAATAAAAGAAATAGAGGAAACACGCAGCGTGGAAATCCTTCTGGCAGTAGAATCCGGAAGCAGAGCCTGGGGTTTTGCATCTCCGGACAGCGATTATGATATACGCTTTATCTACAGGCATGAAAAAGACTGGTACCTTTCTCCGTGGGATAAAGATGAAACCATAGAATTCATGACTGAAGATGATCTGGACGGTTCCGGGTGGGATCTCCGTAAGACTTTTCATCTGTTACTGAAATCTAACGCAGCCTTACTGAGCTGGTTTTATTCTCCTATCGTGTATAAAGAGAATAAAAAATTTGTTGAACTCTTCAGGCCTTTGGCAGATGCCTGCTTTTCACCCATAGCAGTTTCTTATCACTATCTGAGCATGAGCAAAAAGTATCTGGAAGCCTGCAGAAGCGATGAAGTAAAACTGAAAAGCTATTTTTACTGCCTCAGAACGGCACTGACCGGAAAATGGATCATAGAAAAAGGAAGTGTACCACCGGTTTTATTCAGTAAATTATTAGTTTTGACAGATGATTATACCCGAAAAAAGATAGAAAATCTGGTCGCGCTGAAAGCTACCAAAGGAGAATCTTATTACCATCCGAACGATTGGGAACTCTTTGGATTCCTGGAAAAAACTGTTCTGGAAAATGAAGAGAGGTCTAAAAACCTTACCGCAGGAAAAGCCGACAAGAGTGAAATGGAGAGGATATTCCGGGAAATAATAAAATAA
- a CDS encoding ammonium transporter: MKVGLKWVVSFSVITLVAFGGLFWSPIADFPNTGEFLSEDKIVGADVAWILAAAGLVLLMTPGLSFFYGGMVGKKNVISTMLQSFIALGVISILWVVIGFSLSFGDSLGFEINGVHYGIIGNPLSYPFFSRVGVLPHKMMASTIPFVLFALFQMKFAVITPALITGSFAERVRFISYLLFMVLFSLFIYTPLCHMVWHPDGLLNKYFGVKDFAGGTVVHMSAGFAALAGALVLGNRKNPHHEPSNIPYVLLGTGMLWFGWFGFNAGSALSANASAAVAFGTTTIASASAMMTWIFFDRINGRSVSALGACIGAVVGLVAITPGCGFVSIPESLFIGFITAIVSNLMVNWKALKKIDDTLDVFACHGVGGIMGMILTAIFAHGENASLLHGGIEVFAHHMAALVLVSAFTFFGSLLLYKITDSMITLRVSEESENKGLDISQHEESLKW, encoded by the coding sequence ATGAAAGTTGGTTTAAAATGGGTCGTTTCATTCTCCGTTATTACCCTTGTGGCATTTGGAGGATTATTCTGGAGTCCTATTGCAGATTTTCCCAATACGGGAGAATTTCTCAGTGAAGATAAAATCGTAGGTGCAGATGTAGCATGGATTCTTGCCGCAGCTGGCCTTGTACTTCTGATGACACCCGGACTGTCATTCTTCTACGGAGGAATGGTGGGGAAGAAAAATGTGATCTCTACCATGTTGCAGAGCTTTATTGCACTCGGGGTTATTTCTATTTTGTGGGTTGTTATTGGGTTTTCCCTGTCATTTGGAGATTCATTAGGCTTTGAGATCAATGGAGTACACTACGGAATTATCGGAAATCCTTTGAGTTATCCGTTTTTTAGCCGTGTGGGTGTACTGCCTCATAAAATGATGGCCTCTACTATTCCTTTCGTGCTTTTTGCCCTTTTTCAGATGAAATTTGCCGTTATTACCCCTGCGCTTATCACCGGTTCTTTTGCTGAGCGGGTACGCTTCATCTCTTATCTGCTGTTCATGGTACTTTTCAGCCTGTTCATTTACACGCCGCTCTGTCATATGGTATGGCATCCGGACGGTCTTTTGAATAAATATTTTGGCGTAAAGGATTTTGCCGGAGGAACAGTAGTTCACATGAGTGCAGGCTTTGCTGCTTTGGCAGGAGCTTTAGTCCTTGGAAACAGGAAAAATCCGCATCATGAGCCTTCCAATATTCCTTATGTTCTTCTTGGAACCGGAATGCTTTGGTTTGGATGGTTCGGGTTTAATGCAGGATCTGCTTTAAGTGCCAATGCCTCCGCGGCTGTAGCTTTCGGAACTACTACCATTGCTTCCGCCTCTGCCATGATGACCTGGATATTCTTTGACCGTATCAACGGAAGAAGCGTCTCTGCACTGGGAGCCTGTATCGGAGCTGTAGTAGGGCTTGTAGCCATTACTCCCGGCTGTGGTTTTGTAAGCATACCGGAAAGCCTTTTTATTGGTTTTATAACCGCTATAGTTTCCAACCTGATGGTCAACTGGAAAGCCCTGAAAAAAATAGATGATACCCTTGACGTCTTTGCCTGCCACGGAGTAGGAGGAATTATGGGAATGATTCTCACCGCCATTTTTGCCCATGGTGAAAATGCCAGCCTTCTGCATGGAGGAATTGAAGTTTTTGCCCATCATATGGCTGCCCTGGTACTTGTTTCAGCTTTTACATTCTTTGGCTCGCTGCTTTTATATAAAATTACAGATTCAATGATCACTCTCAGAGTTTCGGAAGAGTCTGAAAATAAAGGGCTTGATATTTCCCAACACGAAGAAAGCTTAAAATGGTAA
- a CDS encoding HopJ type III effector protein, with product MLLEQLKSNPETIQFKEVISYIDEHYDFEPTSFKNGDTVNEAGQNNGSCKVFSFAKLKELSKEEALSLFGEFYREDVLNNPEGTDHQNIRNFITYGWEGISFEGEALKEK from the coding sequence ATGTTATTAGAACAATTAAAAAGCAATCCTGAAACTATTCAATTCAAAGAAGTTATTAGTTATATTGATGAACATTATGATTTTGAACCAACTTCATTTAAAAATGGAGATACAGTAAATGAAGCTGGTCAGAATAACGGTTCATGTAAGGTTTTCAGTTTTGCAAAACTTAAGGAATTATCAAAAGAAGAGGCGCTTTCTCTTTTTGGAGAATTTTACAGGGAAGATGTTTTAAATAATCCTGAAGGAACAGACCATCAGAATATCAGAAATTTTATAACATACGGATGGGAAGGAATTTCCTTTGAAGGAGAAGCATTGAAAGAGAAATAA
- a CDS encoding L-serine ammonia-lyase: MESISVFEIIKVGIGPSSSHTMGPWNAASAFIRIIKRERSIAEVKEVFLEFFGSLAKTGIGHGTDIAGMLGLNGEDFKTINTSKIDEKIEKIKKDQTINLGGEKEIPFIYGYHLVLNMQKSLDFHPNGMIFKAVFEDGTELVQDFYSVGGGFIASQEKNSIQKQCVRTLYPCHHGSDIIKYCEKLGIKRFSDLILINEESWRSQEETKQEALNIWQNIKECIYKGVNKEGILPGGLNVTRRAAGINRKLLGDKIYKNMDEWFQLVVDAEENFTNINKWIACFALAVNEENASFGRIITAPTNGASGVIPAVLMYSQAFTEFTNEDDIVRFLLVAGEIGTLFKKNATISAAMGGCQAEIGVSSAMAAAGLTEILGGSIGQVLMAAEIAMEHHLGLTCDPIKGLVQIPCIERNTMGAMKAITAANIALESDPAKAKVTLDEVIQTMWETALSMSDRFKETSEGGLAIAVNVPEC; the protein is encoded by the coding sequence ATGGAATCAATATCGGTTTTTGAGATTATTAAAGTAGGAATAGGTCCATCCAGTTCACACACGATGGGGCCCTGGAATGCGGCTTCTGCATTTATCAGAATTATAAAAAGAGAAAGATCAATCGCAGAAGTAAAGGAGGTTTTCCTTGAATTTTTCGGTTCTTTAGCTAAAACCGGAATTGGTCATGGGACGGATATTGCCGGAATGCTGGGACTGAATGGTGAGGATTTTAAGACCATCAATACTTCAAAAATTGATGAGAAAATAGAAAAGATAAAAAAAGACCAGACCATTAATCTTGGCGGAGAAAAAGAAATCCCTTTTATCTATGGATACCATTTGGTTCTCAATATGCAGAAATCCCTTGATTTTCATCCTAACGGAATGATTTTTAAGGCTGTTTTTGAAGACGGAACTGAGCTGGTTCAGGATTTTTATTCTGTGGGAGGAGGTTTTATTGCAAGCCAGGAAAAAAACTCCATACAAAAGCAATGTGTACGAACGTTGTATCCATGCCACCACGGTTCGGATATTATAAAATACTGTGAAAAATTAGGAATTAAAAGGTTTTCGGATCTGATCCTGATTAATGAAGAAAGCTGGAGATCCCAGGAAGAAACCAAACAGGAAGCACTGAATATCTGGCAGAATATCAAAGAATGCATCTACAAAGGTGTTAATAAGGAAGGAATTCTTCCAGGAGGCCTGAATGTAACCCGAAGAGCAGCTGGAATCAACAGGAAGCTTCTGGGAGACAAGATCTATAAAAATATGGATGAATGGTTTCAGCTCGTTGTGGACGCTGAGGAAAACTTCACCAATATCAATAAATGGATTGCCTGTTTTGCACTGGCAGTCAATGAAGAGAATGCAAGCTTCGGAAGAATTATCACAGCGCCTACCAATGGGGCCAGCGGTGTGATTCCGGCAGTTTTAATGTATTCCCAGGCATTTACAGAGTTTACCAATGAGGACGATATTGTAAGATTTTTATTGGTAGCCGGTGAAATTGGTACACTGTTTAAGAAAAATGCAACCATTTCTGCTGCAATGGGCGGATGTCAGGCTGAAATAGGAGTTTCATCGGCAATGGCGGCGGCAGGGCTTACGGAAATTTTGGGCGGAAGCATCGGTCAGGTACTGATGGCGGCAGAAATTGCTATGGAACATCATTTGGGACTTACCTGTGATCCGATCAAAGGACTTGTGCAGATCCCATGCATTGAAAGAAATACAATGGGAGCCATGAAAGCAATTACAGCGGCCAATATCGCTCTGGAAAGTGATCCTGCAAAAGCAAAGGTAACACTGGACGAGGTGATCCAGACGATGTGGGAAACCGCTTTGTCAATGAGCGACCGCTTCAAGGAAACTTCAGAAGGAGGACTGGCGATTGCGGTAAACGTTCCTGAATGTTAA